One Mugil cephalus isolate CIBA_MC_2020 chromosome 10, CIBA_Mcephalus_1.1, whole genome shotgun sequence genomic window carries:
- the pex11a gene encoding peroxisomal membrane protein 11A, producing MVDAFIKLTSQSQGRDRVFRATQYACALSVYLLRNNTERKDLVAKLKSLENNMSAGRKLFRLGNAANSIEAAKRTMQLSDRVLCLCLTAANINRTLYFICDNVLWARGVGLIRNIDKERWSLNSSRWYFLSLLMNLTRDVYVLTQLMARRAKERRFKQRMDQHLSENPEVAEVVIPQLDAFLFLLWETLKSNPAVGLDTLKNVCDLFIPLDKLGIYHSSAGVVGFCGLVSSLIGIVTLTHPTLRIKP from the exons ATGGTGGACGCTTTTATAAAACTGACTAGTCAAAGTCAGGGAAGGGACCGAGTGTTCAG ggCGACCCAGTATGCATGTGCTTTGTCCGTGTATTTACTCCGAAACAACACCGAGAGAAAGGACCTTGTGGCAAAACTTAAAAGTCTGGAAAACAACATGAGCGCCGGACGAAAAT TGTTCAGGCTGGGAAATGCAGCAAATTCCATTGAGGCTGCTAAGCGAACCATGCAACTCTCTGACCGAGTGCTGTGCCTGTGTCTTACCGCGGCCAACATCAACCGCACCCTCTACTTTATCTGTGACAATGTCCTCTGGGCCAGAGGTGTCGGTCTTATCCGCAATATTGACAAGGAACGCTGGAGCTTAAACTCCTCTCGCTGGTACTTCTTGTCGCTGCTTATGAATCTCACCAGAGACGTTTATGTGCTCACCCAGCTGATGGCGCGGAGAGCAAAAGAGAGACGCTTTAAACAGAGAATGGATCAGCATCTCTCAGAGAATCCTGAAGTAGCTGAAGTTGTCATTCCTCAGCTGGATGCTTTCCTGTTTCTGCTCTGGGAAACCCTGAAATCAAATCCGGCCGTCGGTCTGGACACTCTGAAAAACGTGTGTGATCTTTTCATCCCCTTAGACAAGTTGGGCATATACCACTCGAGTGCAGGTGTGGTCGGATTCTGTGGTCTGGTATCCTCACTGATTGGGATTGTAACCCTCACACATCCCACACTAAGAATCAAACCGTGA